In Lacrimispora indolis DSM 755, a genomic segment contains:
- a CDS encoding ATP-binding protein — MNIKRAKEEIKNTIEAYLLKDVYGAYEIPAVHQRPVFLMGPPGVGKTQIMEQIARECGIGLVAYTITHHTRQSAVGLPFINEKEFGGNIYRVTEYTMSEIVATIYNKIETTGLKEGILFIDEINCVSETLAPTMLQFLQYKTFGNHRIPDGWIIVTAGNPPEYNKSVRDFDVVTLDRIKLIHVEPDFEVWKAYAYEQAVHPAVISYLTARTENFCRIETTVDGKFFATPRGWEDLSKFIEIYERLGKKADRDVVGEYIQFPKIAKDFTNYLEIYYKYRDDYQIDEILSGIIRESLCNRLKRAPFDEKLNVIGLLLSRLGQSFRDLSQQEDKTGLLMEELKKISPESGDSPETSMADRLALLRDQWSGDWDRKRNAGLLNRREDYLRRDVEALLLQYEETLRREGIEENEAAWGRIREMFEGENARYEALLEEGGKSLEHAFDFMEAAFGDGQEMVVFLTELNTGYYSVKFLKEYDCERYYQYNERLLFKDRENDIRARIDSLGK; from the coding sequence ATGAATATTAAACGAGCAAAAGAAGAAATTAAGAATACCATAGAAGCCTATCTGCTAAAGGATGTATACGGCGCCTATGAGATACCGGCAGTCCATCAAAGACCGGTGTTCCTCATGGGACCTCCGGGAGTGGGTAAGACTCAGATCATGGAGCAGATTGCCAGAGAGTGCGGGATCGGGCTGGTGGCTTATACAATTACCCACCATACCCGCCAGAGTGCGGTTGGCCTTCCCTTTATAAACGAAAAGGAATTTGGAGGAAATATTTACCGCGTGACGGAATACACCATGAGTGAGATCGTGGCCACCATTTACAATAAGATCGAGACTACCGGCCTTAAGGAAGGAATCCTTTTTATCGATGAGATTAACTGTGTTTCCGAAACCCTAGCGCCCACCATGCTCCAGTTTCTCCAATATAAGACCTTTGGCAACCACAGGATTCCTGATGGCTGGATCATTGTTACGGCCGGAAACCCGCCGGAATATAACAAGTCGGTACGGGATTTTGATGTGGTGACCCTGGACCGAATCAAGCTCATTCATGTGGAACCGGATTTTGAGGTGTGGAAGGCCTATGCCTATGAACAAGCTGTTCATCCGGCGGTCATTTCTTATCTGACTGCCAGAACGGAAAACTTCTGCCGGATCGAAACCACTGTGGATGGAAAATTTTTTGCTACACCCAGGGGCTGGGAAGACTTATCGAAATTTATTGAGATTTATGAGCGCCTGGGAAAAAAGGCGGACCGGGATGTGGTGGGAGAGTATATCCAGTTTCCTAAGATTGCCAAGGACTTTACAAATTATCTGGAGATATATTATAAGTACCGGGATGATTACCAGATCGATGAAATTCTGTCCGGCATCATCCGGGAAAGCCTGTGCAACAGGTTAAAACGGGCACCATTTGACGAGAAATTAAATGTCATCGGCCTTTTATTGTCCAGACTGGGACAAAGCTTCCGCGACTTATCCCAGCAGGAAGACAAAACCGGCCTTTTAATGGAAGAGTTGAAGAAAATTAGTCCGGAGAGCGGTGACAGTCCGGAGACTTCCATGGCGGACCGGCTGGCTCTTTTACGGGATCAGTGGAGCGGGGATTGGGATAGGAAACGAAACGCAGGTCTTTTAAACAGAAGAGAAGATTATTTGCGCCGGGACGTGGAAGCCCTTCTTCTTCAGTATGAGGAAACCCTTCGCAGAGAAGGGATCGAAGAGAACGAGGCAGCCTGGGGCCGGATACGGGAGATGTTTGAGGGGGAAAATGCCAGGTATGAGGCTCTTCTGGAAGAGGGAGGAAAGTCCCTGGAGCACGCCTTTGATTTCATGGAAGCAGCCTTTGGAGACGGACAGGAAATGGTGGTGTTTCTGACGGAGCTGAATACCGGATATTACAGCGTCAAATTTTTAAAAGAGTATGATTGTGAACGGTATTATCAATACAATGAGCGGTTGTTATTTAAAGACCGGGAGAATGACATAAGGGCCAGGATCGATAGTTTGGGAAAATAA
- a CDS encoding leucine-rich repeat protein, with protein sequence MFLYQITDDHVQILGCRGYDGSIRIPEKIRGLPVTELAAYAFSDGWGKREVLASAGKEICLCDEEGNPIEIEEKDIPPEISCEGLKDIYLPHTIRKIGNYAFYNCYELGHVECFSSIFDVGSGLFTGCSGVRFLDIHIIDGERSCMKELLAELRQELYVNYFSIKGEARLVFPEMYEESVEHTPARIILREMHGCGHMYRYCFDRTEFQFHKYDALFPHILVQEPERVTAALVLGRLYTPVNLLEKDKEVYEAYLTKHFKGAARLALEEKDPALFLWLALEYGHNQEDFDGMVDMAGNGDRPEVLSVLMKLRRQRFTAGKRRFSLT encoded by the coding sequence ATGTTTTTATATCAGATTACGGATGATCATGTACAGATCCTGGGCTGCAGGGGGTATGACGGTTCCATACGGATTCCGGAGAAAATAAGGGGTCTGCCGGTGACAGAGCTGGCTGCCTATGCATTTTCCGATGGCTGGGGGAAGAGAGAGGTGCTTGCATCGGCGGGAAAAGAGATATGCCTGTGTGATGAAGAGGGCAATCCAATTGAAATAGAAGAAAAGGATATTCCGCCGGAAATAAGCTGCGAGGGACTTAAGGATATATATCTGCCGCATACGATTAGAAAAATAGGAAACTATGCATTCTATAATTGTTATGAGTTAGGCCATGTGGAGTGCTTCAGTTCCATTTTTGATGTGGGCTCCGGATTGTTTACCGGCTGCTCTGGAGTTCGTTTTTTGGATATTCATATCATTGATGGAGAGCGCTCCTGTATGAAGGAGCTGCTGGCGGAATTGCGGCAGGAACTTTATGTAAACTATTTCAGCATCAAAGGGGAGGCAAGGCTGGTTTTTCCTGAAATGTATGAGGAGTCTGTGGAACATACACCAGCAAGGATCATTCTCCGGGAAATGCATGGCTGCGGCCATATGTACCGTTACTGTTTTGACCGGACAGAGTTTCAGTTCCATAAATACGATGCCCTGTTTCCTCATATCCTGGTGCAGGAGCCGGAGCGGGTGACAGCTGCTCTGGTTCTTGGAAGGCTTTATACTCCTGTGAATCTTCTTGAAAAAGACAAGGAGGTGTACGAGGCCTACTTAACGAAGCATTTTAAGGGGGCGGCAAGGCTGGCGCTTGAGGAAAAGGACCCGGCCCTTTTCCTTTGGCTTGCCTTAGAGTACGGTCACAATCAGGAGGATTTTGACGGAATGGTGGATATGGCGGGAAACGGGGACAGGCCTGAGGTATTAAGCGTTCTTATGAAGCTCCGCCGCCAGCGTTTTACAGCTGGGAAGAGGAGGTTTTCCCTGACATAA
- a CDS encoding XkdX family protein translates to MSKNFEKVKGFYDADLWTEGMVWNAVGRWITVEEYQEITGEEYKKE, encoded by the coding sequence ATGAGTAAGAATTTTGAAAAAGTAAAGGGTTTTTATGATGCAGATCTGTGGACAGAGGGAATGGTGTGGAATGCTGTAGGCCGCTGGATTACAGTGGAGGAATACCAGGAGATCACAGGGGAAGAATATAAGAAAGAGTGA
- a CDS encoding carbon storage regulator: MLSLGRNPGEYLVINGDIVIQVVSVDGDLRLAIDAPKDISIVRGEIYEKRHPMPQCLKRLKEKGMRW; the protein is encoded by the coding sequence ATGTTATCGTTAGGAAGGAATCCGGGTGAGTATCTTGTCATCAATGGAGATATTGTCATTCAGGTGGTTTCAGTGGACGGAGATTTAAGACTTGCTATTGACGCCCCAAAGGACATTTCTATTGTCAGAGGTGAAATTTATGAAAAACGCCATCCAATGCCTCAATGCTTAAAGCGCTTGAAAGAAAAGGGCATGAGATGGTAA
- a CDS encoding DUF378 domain-containing protein — MGNKALSYTALTIAIIGAVNWGLVGFFNFNLVSFIFGSMTWITRIVYALVGICGLYLLTFYGRSEAGTER, encoded by the coding sequence ATGGGAAATAAAGCATTAAGTTATACAGCTCTGACCATAGCCATTATTGGCGCGGTAAACTGGGGGCTGGTAGGTTTCTTCAATTTCAACCTGGTGTCATTTATTTTCGGCAGCATGACATGGATTACAAGAATCGTGTATGCTCTGGTAGGAATTTGCGGGTTGTACCTGCTTACCTTTTATGGACGTTCAGAAGCCGGCACAGAAAGATAG
- a CDS encoding LysM peptidoglycan-binding domain-containing protein: MIIHVVQPGETINSISDYYKIPVDRLILENGIINPGNLATGQTIVIVQPETLYTVQAGDTLESIAEQHGTTPMELLRNNPYLSDRELMYAGETIVINYQTNKSGTITTSGYTFSYIDKSILIKTLPFLTYLTIFNYRATSEGEVISIADDSDVIQLAKTYGVVPMMFVSTITEEGTIIREVTQNILNNPSVQDRLIDNILQIIKTKGYHGVNMYIEDITPDNINSIVEYVKKASAIFHSEGYRVIVTTTPIINIQGPIVIFEKLDYSQLSGYVDGILFASYDWARFYSYPSSIFPVNVLRELIDYVTSIIPSELLFLGITTLGYDWTLPYVPGATEATAIENNNAIQIAADSGIPIQFNEAAQSPFFYYMDSDGILHLVWFNDARSFEARVGLVAEYDLRGLSLWTIMRFDTQMWFIINTQYYIQKFPF; encoded by the coding sequence ATGATCATACACGTTGTCCAACCCGGTGAAACCATAAATTCAATATCAGATTATTACAAGATCCCTGTTGACAGATTAATATTGGAAAACGGAATTATAAACCCTGGCAATTTAGCAACTGGCCAAACTATTGTGATTGTTCAGCCGGAAACACTCTATACTGTCCAGGCTGGTGACACTTTGGAAAGTATTGCAGAGCAGCATGGTACTACGCCAATGGAATTATTGAGAAATAACCCCTATCTTTCCGATAGAGAACTTATGTACGCCGGTGAAACCATTGTTATTAATTATCAAACGAATAAATCAGGAACAATTACCACTAGTGGTTATACTTTTTCATATATAGATAAATCTATTTTAATAAAAACGCTTCCCTTTTTAACATATCTGACGATATTCAATTATAGGGCCACAAGTGAGGGAGAAGTTATCTCTATTGCTGACGACTCTGATGTAATTCAGTTGGCTAAAACCTATGGTGTTGTGCCCATGATGTTTGTTTCTACAATTACGGAAGAAGGAACAATTATTCGTGAAGTAACTCAGAATATTTTAAATAACCCCTCTGTGCAAGATCGCCTCATTGACAATATTCTTCAAATAATAAAAACAAAGGGTTATCACGGAGTAAATATGTATATCGAAGATATCACACCGGATAACATAAATAGTATTGTGGAATATGTAAAAAAGGCTTCAGCCATATTTCATTCAGAAGGTTATAGAGTTATAGTCACCACAACGCCAATTATAAACATTCAGGGTCCCATTGTCATCTTTGAAAAGTTGGATTATTCACAATTGTCTGGATATGTAGATGGAATTCTATTTGCATCATATGATTGGGCCAGATTTTATAGTTATCCAAGCTCAATTTTCCCAGTTAATGTTTTAAGAGAACTAATAGACTACGTAACCAGTATTATTCCATCCGAATTATTATTCTTAGGTATCACCACACTCGGCTATGATTGGACGCTACCCTATGTTCCGGGCGCAACAGAAGCAACTGCTATAGAAAACAATAATGCAATACAGATTGCAGCAGATAGTGGCATACCAATACAATTTAACGAAGCAGCACAGTCACCTTTTTTCTATTATATGGATAGTGACGGGATTCTTCACTTAGTGTGGTTTAATGATGCGAGAAGTTTTGAGGCAAGAGTCGGGCTGGTAGCAGAATATGATCTTCGAGGTTTATCTCTCTGGACTATTATGAGATTTGATACCCAAATGTGGTTTATTATTAATACGCAATATTACATTCAGAAGTTTCCCTTTTAA
- a CDS encoding CHAP domain-containing protein, protein MSAVENLLQTAQAEVGYLEKKSNSQLDSKTGNAGDNNYTKYARDLYPSLQAQPWCDMFVDWCFVQGFGDGPAKQLLCGGFSAYTPTSAQYYKNKGRYYKSDPLPGDQIFFRNDTRIYHTGIVYKVTSSKVYTIEGNTSSGSEVIANGGAVCQKEYALTNSRIDGYGRPDWSLVEQPEYTMGWNHDKNGWWYADSKTTYYKSCWQIINGHKYYFNPDGYAVTDWQVIDCQDFYFEPRAGHPLECALYVSDRDGVQGPGKF, encoded by the coding sequence ATGAGCGCAGTTGAGAATCTACTTCAAACGGCACAAGCAGAGGTTGGATATCTTGAAAAAAAGTCGAATAGTCAGCTTGACAGCAAGACTGGCAATGCCGGGGATAATAATTATACCAAGTATGCCCGTGATCTATATCCCTCCCTTCAGGCGCAACCATGGTGTGATATGTTCGTAGATTGGTGTTTCGTCCAGGGATTTGGGGATGGACCAGCTAAGCAGCTGCTGTGTGGTGGATTCAGTGCTTACACTCCCACCAGCGCGCAGTATTATAAAAATAAAGGACGATATTATAAATCAGATCCACTCCCTGGTGATCAGATATTCTTCCGGAACGATACCAGGATCTACCACACTGGAATAGTCTATAAAGTAACGAGCTCAAAGGTCTATACTATTGAAGGAAACACCAGCAGCGGATCGGAAGTAATTGCCAATGGCGGGGCAGTCTGCCAGAAGGAATATGCTCTTACCAATAGCAGAATTGACGGATACGGACGCCCTGACTGGTCCCTGGTAGAGCAACCGGAATATACAATGGGCTGGAATCACGACAAGAATGGCTGGTGGTATGCTGACTCGAAGACTACCTATTATAAATCCTGCTGGCAGATCATCAATGGCCATAAGTATTATTTCAACCCGGACGGGTACGCGGTCACCGATTGGCAGGTGATTGATTGCCAAGATTTCTATTTTGAGCCAAGAGCCGGACACCCGTTGGAATGTGCGCTGTATGTATCAGATCGGGATGGTGTGCAGGGGCCAGGAAAATTTTAA
- a CDS encoding glycine-rich domain-containing protein, with protein MGKIWMPGGGGGADLDVITAGAGDVLAGKVIVDKDGEPLTGTMPNRGAVSQALNAGASYTIPAGYHNGSGTVAANSLASQTSATATAPRLLNGYTAYVNGNKITGTLSVNSILSFSAAAYSTTQILLQWQNPYAATGKPFSGVFINYSTNGYPGTGGTRIYTGAGNNTTPGGWSQALVTMPSMGTTYYFSATAYASGSPADMWGNTLNAVAATTSRGQQTFTSSGTFTVPTGVRSIDIFVVGGGGGGKSGVGSAPGGGGGGGYTKTVLKYAVTPGQSFAVTIGAGGSPAVDGGTTSFGSVAAAEGGKGGSLYWGGNGGSGGGAAGYDWGGNGGSNGGNGSGGSEGGGGAGQGTTTRAFGESSNTLYAGGGGGGAYVTNGSGGSGGGGAGGDVYDGWAVAGTANTGGGGGGGAQHGTDASNAGKAGGSGICIVRWGY; from the coding sequence ATGGGAAAGATATGGATGCCGGGAGGCGGTGGCGGGGCTGATCTGGATGTAATAACCGCCGGGGCCGGTGATGTGCTGGCTGGAAAGGTTATAGTGGATAAGGACGGGGAACCATTAACGGGAACCATGCCAAACAGGGGAGCAGTCAGTCAGGCTCTTAACGCAGGTGCAAGCTATACGATTCCTGCAGGCTACCACAATGGTTCCGGAACGGTGGCCGCAAACAGCCTTGCGAGCCAGACCAGCGCAACGGCAACAGCACCGCGGCTTTTAAACGGATATACTGCTTATGTAAATGGAAATAAGATTACTGGGACTCTCTCAGTAAACAGTATACTGTCTTTTAGTGCTGCCGCATACAGTACAACGCAAATTTTATTACAATGGCAAAACCCGTATGCGGCTACCGGAAAACCTTTTAGCGGGGTATTTATTAACTACTCTACTAATGGATACCCAGGAACTGGAGGAACTAGAATTTATACAGGGGCTGGAAATAACACAACACCCGGTGGTTGGTCACAAGCCCTTGTTACCATGCCATCAATGGGAACTACTTATTATTTTAGCGCTACAGCTTATGCGTCCGGATCCCCTGCAGATATGTGGGGAAATACACTAAATGCAGTTGCCGCTACTACATCAAGAGGACAACAAACGTTTACATCATCTGGGACATTTACTGTTCCAACTGGTGTGAGGTCTATTGATATATTTGTAGTTGGTGGTGGTGGCGGTGGAAAATCAGGTGTTGGTAGTGCTCCTGGCGGCGGCGGTGGTGGTGGATACACAAAAACTGTACTTAAATATGCAGTAACTCCGGGTCAATCCTTTGCAGTGACTATTGGTGCAGGTGGAAGTCCGGCAGTAGATGGAGGTACTACATCTTTTGGTTCCGTGGCAGCCGCTGAAGGTGGTAAGGGCGGTTCCCTTTATTGGGGAGGGAATGGTGGTTCCGGTGGTGGTGCTGCTGGATATGATTGGGGGGGTAATGGTGGTTCTAACGGCGGCAATGGCTCTGGAGGATCTGAAGGCGGTGGTGGCGCAGGACAAGGAACCACTACGAGAGCTTTTGGTGAATCATCTAACACTCTTTATGCGGGGGGCGGAGGCGGTGGCGCTTATGTAACTAACGGATCTGGCGGTTCCGGTGGTGGAGGTGCTGGAGGAGATGTATATGATGGTTGGGCTGTAGCTGGAACTGCAAACACAGGTGGTGGTGGCGGTGGTGGCGCTCAACACGGTACGGATGCCAGTAATGCAGGAAAAGCCGGTGGATCAGGAATATGCATTGTAAGATGGGGATATTAG
- a CDS encoding phage holin family protein, with the protein MKNILCTAAGAVGSFIVSLFGGWDTGIGTLVLFMVIDFLSGLAVAGVFKRSTKTETGALESKAGFKGLCRKCMTLLFVLVAHRLDLAIGTTYIRDAVIIGFMANELISIVENAGLMGLPLPAILVKAIDVLKKKSEVTE; encoded by the coding sequence ATGAAAAATATTTTATGTACAGCCGCAGGAGCTGTGGGAAGCTTTATAGTATCATTATTTGGGGGCTGGGATACCGGGATCGGTACCCTGGTCCTTTTTATGGTCATTGATTTTCTTTCTGGACTGGCCGTGGCCGGAGTGTTTAAAAGGAGCACCAAAACAGAAACCGGAGCCCTGGAATCAAAAGCCGGCTTTAAAGGGCTATGCCGCAAGTGCATGACGCTTCTGTTTGTTTTGGTCGCTCACCGGCTGGATCTGGCGATTGGAACCACATACATAAGGGACGCGGTGATTATTGGATTCATGGCAAATGAGCTTATATCTATCGTGGAGAACGCCGGGCTTATGGGCTTGCCGCTTCCTGCCATTCTTGTGAAAGCCATTGACGTATTGAAAAAGAAATCAGAGGTTACTGAATAA
- a CDS encoding vWA domain-containing protein, which produces MIDPVRQRQLDELAEVELGHEILSNARNELYLSFRYLDVALSSLGFEADWTGRGVGTDGFVIYYQPEHLFSIYKRSRILMNRAYLHMLFHCLFCHLGGRGGREKEYWDLACDITIESILDSFYVKPVYRHQTPYRREVYGRLAEKRKVFTAEGIYKDLQDMKLTREQYERMAAEFYVDNHDRWETEENPRFQVERQNKWQNIREKMQTEMESFGEKNEDSSRNLLEQVRIENREKYDYKQFLRKFAVLREETEIDPDSFDPVFYTYGLSLYRNVPLIEPLETKEVYRIEDFVIVIDTSMSVSGELVRNFLQETYGVLGESESYFRKINIHIIQCDEEIRSDVTITSREEMEDYMEHFTLSGFGGTDFRPAFEYVNGLLSKGAFGKLRGLLYFTDGKGIYPVKMPPYDTAFVFVEDQYEDISVPGWAMKVILKSEDLEVT; this is translated from the coding sequence ATGATCGATCCGGTGAGACAAAGGCAGCTTGATGAACTGGCAGAGGTGGAACTGGGCCATGAGATCCTCTCCAATGCCCGCAATGAGCTTTATTTAAGCTTCCGGTACTTAGATGTGGCCCTAAGCAGCCTTGGGTTTGAAGCTGACTGGACGGGCCGGGGGGTGGGGACAGACGGATTTGTGATCTATTATCAGCCGGAGCATTTGTTTTCCATATACAAAAGAAGCCGTATCCTGATGAACAGGGCTTATCTTCATATGCTTTTCCACTGCCTGTTCTGCCATTTGGGCGGAAGAGGGGGACGGGAAAAGGAATATTGGGATCTGGCATGTGACATCACCATAGAATCCATTTTGGACAGTTTTTATGTTAAACCTGTATACCGTCATCAGACTCCTTACCGCAGAGAGGTGTATGGGAGACTGGCGGAAAAGCGAAAGGTATTTACTGCTGAGGGGATTTACAAAGACCTTCAGGATATGAAGCTGACCAGGGAACAGTATGAACGGATGGCAGCAGAATTTTATGTGGACAATCATGACCGGTGGGAAACGGAAGAAAATCCCCGGTTTCAAGTGGAACGCCAGAACAAATGGCAGAATATCAGGGAAAAAATGCAGACGGAAATGGAGTCTTTTGGGGAAAAGAATGAGGATTCGTCAAGAAATCTTCTGGAACAGGTAAGGATAGAAAACCGGGAAAAATATGATTACAAGCAGTTTTTAAGGAAGTTCGCAGTATTAAGGGAAGAGACTGAGATCGACCCAGACTCCTTTGATCCTGTGTTTTATACTTACGGCCTTTCTCTTTACCGGAATGTGCCTCTTATTGAACCTCTGGAAACAAAAGAGGTTTATAGGATTGAGGATTTTGTGATCGTGATTGATACCTCAATGTCCGTGTCAGGGGAACTGGTACGGAATTTCCTTCAGGAAACCTATGGTGTTCTCGGGGAATCGGAAAGCTATTTCCGGAAGATCAATATCCATATCATCCAGTGCGACGAGGAAATCCGCTCTGATGTGACGATCACAAGCAGAGAGGAAATGGAAGACTATATGGAGCATTTCACATTATCCGGGTTTGGAGGGACGGATTTCCGCCCTGCATTCGAATATGTGAACGGCCTTTTGAGCAAAGGCGCTTTTGGGAAGCTTAGGGGTCTTTTGTATTTTACCGACGGTAAGGGGATCTATCCGGTGAAGATGCCGCCCTATGATACGGCCTTTGTTTTTGTGGAGGATCAGTATGAGGATATTTCCGTACCGGGCTGGGCCATGAAGGTGATCCTTAAATCAGAAGATCTGGAAGTTACATGA
- a CDS encoding tyrosine-type recombinase/integrase: METQMQFESYLRNENLSDSTIFSYMSAIKVYFTRYDDISKENLLAYKGYLMEYYKPKTVNLRVQAINKYLLYIKQEPLQLKNVRIQQKNFLENVISNADYKYLKKRLKQDGNMQWYFIVWYLAATGARVSELIQVKVEHVEMGYLDLYSKGGKLRRLYIPGKLKEESMKWLKEVNITCGYLFLNRFGERITTRGIGLQLKRYAEKYGIDPKLVYPHSFRHRYAKNFLDKCNDISLLADLMGHESIETTRIYLRRTATEQQSLIDRIVTW; the protein is encoded by the coding sequence ATGGAAACACAAATGCAGTTTGAATCATATCTTCGTAATGAAAATTTATCAGACAGCACCATATTTTCTTATATGTCTGCGATAAAAGTTTATTTTACCCGTTACGATGACATAAGTAAAGAAAATCTTCTGGCTTATAAAGGATATTTAATGGAGTATTATAAGCCGAAGACGGTAAACTTAAGGGTTCAGGCTATTAATAAATATCTGCTATACATCAAGCAGGAACCGCTGCAGTTAAAAAATGTCAGAATACAGCAAAAAAATTTTCTGGAAAATGTGATAAGCAATGCGGATTATAAATATTTAAAAAAACGGTTAAAGCAGGATGGAAACATGCAGTGGTATTTTATTGTATGGTACCTGGCTGCCACAGGAGCCAGAGTCAGCGAATTGATACAGGTCAAGGTGGAGCATGTGGAAATGGGGTATCTGGATCTTTATTCAAAGGGAGGAAAACTCCGGAGGCTCTATATTCCCGGAAAATTAAAGGAGGAGAGTATGAAATGGCTGAAGGAAGTAAATATCACCTGCGGATATCTGTTCTTAAACCGCTTTGGGGAACGGATTACAACCAGGGGGATCGGGCTGCAATTGAAACGTTATGCGGAAAAGTACGGGATTGATCCAAAGCTTGTCTATCCCCATTCCTTTCGCCACCGGTATGCGAAAAATTTTCTGGATAAATGCAATGATATTTCATTGCTGGCGGATTTAATGGGGCATGAAAGCATTGAGACCACCCGTATTTATTTGAGAAGGACGGCTACAGAGCAGCAAAGCCTCATTGACAGGATCGTTACATGGTAA